Sequence from the Syngnathus acus chromosome 13, fSynAcu1.2, whole genome shotgun sequence genome:
GTGTCCAGGTTTATGCAAATATGGACACAAGTTACTCATTAGAAGGAGCGTGGCGGCTCTTGTCGGCACCCTCGGACTTCAGATTACAAGCGGCGACGTGCATTCGCTCGGTTTGCGTCGGAACACTGGATGAcgaatctttttcttttcggtctcaaactcagatTCCGATGACACAGGGCCACGTGATTTTcaattgagggaaaaaaaagtacaacttGCACAATGGGCAGACAACTTTGTGAGGAGATGTCATCGAAACAGATTTTTctaacagagaaaaaaaaaagttgcattttgaaaaacaaaaaattcaccTGCTACGGGGGTTgcgctaaaaataaaatacaataagatAAATGCGTTCTGCCCTGGAGTGTCAATCGTGTCGAAAAGGCTTCCGACacaacaaatgtatttgtctCATTTTAGCGCAGCGTGTTTTTCTCACATTTTGTAAGTGGAAAACCGACCAATTCAAAATCTTATAGTGTGAGAAAACGATTAATCGGCAACCAATTGATCAAATGGATCGAAAGTTTTGATCGAAATTCTGGAGGTAGTTGACTGTGGCTCTTGTGTGTCACCCTCCAGGCGGCCGAAGGCAACCTGGTCATCAGCTCGTCCACCGACTACACCCTCGCCGTGTGGAAAGACCTGGAAATCAAGCCCCTCCGGCTGTACAAGTCGCAGTCGGACCCCGTCCACGCCTTGGACTTCTACGGCTCCGAGATCGTGACGGGCACCATGGCCAACAAGGTGGGCGTGTACTCGGTGGCGGACATCTCGCTCAGCCCCGTCAGCAGCACCAAGCTGAGCTCCGAGAACTTCCGCGGCACGCTCACCAGCCTGGCCGTGCTGCCCACCAAGAGGCTCTTGCTACTGGGCTCGGACAACGGCGCCATCCGCTTGCTGGCTTGAACAAGCGCCGCTCGATTGAAAATCTTCCCGTACATCTtctaaaagcattttttaggAATCCGACGAATCTATCTCGATTATTTTTGGACCTTGTCCGTGATGCTGTTTGAAAACGGACTTGCTCAGGGACCACTTGTTATGTTGTCTTATTCCAAATGGGTGGCCAACCTACCAAACACGGCCTGTGAGCGCATTGGATGCAAATGCTAACGCAAATAAAACCTCAGAGGAACTGTTATTTAAGAAAGCCCAAAAACATGTAACTCACAAATtcttaatatatataatgatacacatttattcatgttttggTTGTACGTTTCGAACAACCCACCACGAAAATCgacataccaaaaaaaaaggtgacctTTTTTTACTTACCCTTTACCCGTAATGCACTGACTAAACTATGCAGTATTTCTAGATcaaatctttattttgtgtttttgtttcatctaAAAACAAGTGAAGCCTGCCTCGCCTCAATGCTTAGCTTGAATGATTTTAATCCACtaataaagtttttttattttattgttttccgAACAGTATTGACCATATCAATGGTCCACGCCAAGATTTTCTACTTGAACATTTTTAGGAAATGGcaaaaattattcattcaaggTCAATTGTACAGAAAATGCATTCTTAAAACACTTCAAATGgatttttgttactttgtaTGCTTCTGCTGTCTATCGTATTTTTCTAATCTCAAATCCCCTGACACGTCAGtgtaacttttcttttttgactcTCACTAAAGTTCAATAATCATGAATTGACCCAGTGGTGTCGTGTTTTAAATTCACGTTTGTTGTTCCAAATTGATCAAGAGGTCCGTGGTAAcacttattttgtattttactcAGGCTGAATCATTTTGGTCAAAGTGCCCTGGCGTGTTTGCAGAGGAGCGTCATGTGTTCTCATGTTACTACTTAAATAGGACTTTTAATTGAGAAACTCGTCACgaccattcaaaaaaaaaaaaaaaaaagttcccttTACTTAACCAAGTGTTTCGTCATTTCTAGGAAAAATCCAATATGactcctgattttttttccccccccccaaaaaaagtgccCCATTGTATTGACGTTTCCAAACGAGTTGTCATATTTCgcagcagaaaacaaaaacgtttgtTGTTTAGTTACGATTGTCTTTTTCTCAAGTTGTTCAGCTTTGATATTTAACCGTGCTGGAGGTTCGGAGTGCTGCGTTTACAAATAGTGGCTACAATGAGGCCCCGATCAATGGGGGTTGATCTTTAACCGTTTGCCGTGCGACAACCAATCTTTGACTTTCAGGAATTCCGCCATCTGCACTCAGTCGCGCCTTTTTTTGGACAAGAcgccagcttttttttttgtttttttacttatttttttatacactaatttaaatttaaggtaagataaaaaatgttgactATACGGAAAATGTTAGTGTGTTGGATGTCTACTCTGCTTTTGTTGATCTTTGCTGACACGAGGCCACGGCCTGACAAACTGACCCATCGCACAACTAAACTACTCGATGCTTTCTCGATTTTGGAACATTTCTCGAAGTCAAAGTTAAGTAAGATTTAATGTGATTGGGATGGAGAAATTGATCTGAAACCTGGTTTGCGATTCTGATGTTTCAGGTAACTTAGTTTCCCACAAGTTGGGGGACTAGAATGATTTTCTAAAACCAGCGAGAtctaacaaaaaaagtcttttatGTACTTTGACCCGTCCAAATTGGAACATTTTGTGCACTGgactaaaaaaatatttttttacaagctACGTTTCGTTAGGAGATGGATCTTCGCTTGACACTCCTCTTCATCTGTCTCTACAACCAAGGAGTGACTGTAAGTCGGCCATGTGCCACAAATATCAGCATATATcataaaattcacattttaatttctCAACAGAATGCTCAGGTGGCAGGAGAAGAGTCGACCCCATCGGTGCCCCTGAATCCCAGCCAAAAGGTCAGTAGGAAGGAATGAACTATAAATACTTTGTAACTGTCAGTATTTTTGtacttgagtatttttttttagttatatcattattttgtaatgAGAATTATTGTTTGGTGGCAACATTTTTTGCCTGAtcgtaaaaacacacacaaggtatgttgtcattatttgctaatttagcatttttattgtagCTCAGTTCATAATATTAACAACGCTTCAGGAACAAATggcttaaataaaaattgtgtcgattaaaaaaaaaaaaaaaaaagttatctAAATGGGTACAAAGTGCGTTTCTGTTTTTCAACTTGTACTTTAGGACACAACCTGAATCTactttttctgtgttttgacACCTGTCCCGAATTAACCTTTGTCAAAATGCCGTCCAGGTAAACGAAAGCACGCCAGAGCCGAGTCTGTCAACGCCCGCACCCGACGAGGAGGACtcggaggaggacgagggcTGCGCGGTCATCGGCCGCAACTCGGAGGCCAGCGATGCTGTCGCCGCCGCCGTTCAGAAGTTGGGCATGGAGCTGCTGCAGCATCTCAAAACCACGCCCGAGCAGCCCAATGTCATCATATCGCCTTTCAGCATCGCTTTGGCGCTCTCCCAGTTGGCTCTTGGTAAGATTGTGACCGTAATAAAATCAGGGCCGTCACTCACGATTAGCTTAATAATCGATGAATCGCTCTGAAAATCCAAAACAATTATAAATAATTGGCTCTCCATCTCCTCATCCATCTGTTTGTCTCGTACGACACCCAGATTTCATAACCCGTCACCCGTTTTTCTCCGCAGGTGCCGTCAACGAGACCGAGGAACTGCTGATGCAAcatctccatggcaacaccATCACGTGCTACCACCACGCCGTCAATCACGTCTTGACACTGCTCCGAAACAGCGACCTGAAAATCGGCACCCGCATCTTCCTTCGCCGAggtcctaaaaaaaaacctcttatTCATTCTTGTAGGATTTAAAATCAAACGTACATTTTTGTTGTAGGCTTTATTCCAAAGGAGGACTTCCTCGTGGAATCCAAACGCCTGTACGACTCGGAGCCGGCCGTCCTGGAGAACCTGAAGCAGCTCAACGACTGGGTGGAAAACGCCACCAACGGGAAGATGAAGGACTTCCTGTCTGCGTTGCCGCCTAACATGCTGCTCATGCTCATCAACGCCGTCCACTTCAAAGGTCAACCAACATCTCAAGCGACAAAATGGCTCTCTGTAACCGCAAAGTCCTCGCTGTTTTTGCCTCAGGTGAATGGGAAGCTCGCTTCGACCCGCAGACCACCACCACCGGCGCCTTCTTCCTGAACGACAAGCAGATGGTCAACGTGGACATCATGGAAAATTTCAAACATCCTTTGAGTTTTCTTTTCGACAGTGAACTCGAGTCCCAGGTGAGAAGTTCTGTGCTGATATTCTCCATCGGACTTGAAATTTCACAACTCTCAGTATCGAGTATTGAGCGAGTGAGACGACTATAGTTGTCTTAGCGGTTGTTGGCCTGCCATAAAAACACTGCAGCTTTCATTTCAGACTCATCAGAAGCAAATCTGCCCCCAACCCATCGATTTACCgcaattttcggactataagtcgcggtttttactcatagtttgggtgggggagggggcgacttatactcaggagcgacttatatacatatatatgtttttttttcacttttttgggcattttatggctggtgcgacttatactccggtgcgatttatagtccgaaaattacggtacatctTTATGacatattttcttcttcccccGCGCAGGTCGCAAGCTTCCCGTTTGTGAGGGGGATGAGCTTTTTAGTAATCATGCCCATGTCCGGTCACGTCAACATTTCCTCGCTTGCTCCTAAGCTGAATATTTCCAGCGTTTACTCTCGTCTGCCCAAGCAAAGAGTCGTTCACGTCAAAGTCCCCAAATTCAAGCTGGAGTACGCTCAGGAGCTGCAGGAGGTCTTCACCAAAATGGGTAAGTCACATTTGTGCAAAAGTCAATCTGAACTCTTAACCTTCACCGATCTTGTCCTCCACACCAGGCCTCGGAGAGATGTTTTCCAGCCCCAACCTAGCCGACATGGCCGACGGGCCCTTACTGGTGTCCAGCATCCAGCACAAAGCCGCCATGGAGATCAACGAGGAGGGGGCGGAGGCTTCCGCCGCCACCACCGTCGTCATCTCGCGCTCGTCCAGTCCGATTTTCTACCTGAGCCACCCCTTCCTCTTCGCCCTCGTGGAGGAGAAGACGAAAGTGCCGATTTTTATGGGCGTCGTCAACAACCCCAATCCCGACGCGCAGGTCTTGccgagaggagaaaaaaagagtaagGATAAAGATGAGGTGCAAAGTGATATGAATCAAATGGGCGCGTTGGGAGGCCCTCCCAAGTAGCGACGATCTCGTGTTCAGATGCCacttggttaaaaaaaaaaaaaaaaaagagagcaagaGCATTGTGATTATACAAAATAAGTGTACAATACGAGATAGCTcgattaaaatgtgaaaaatgtcattccgtgtttcatttgtttagatttcCACCATTGTGTGAATATACTATTCAAAAAATGTTGGTGTAGATGCAAAATCatgattactttttttttttttttcaaattacagtatgaaaaaatatgtatgCCTCAAGTGGGAGTTTTAGTTCAGATGTCTAAATGTATGGCCAGTTGAATCTCATATCAGCCATTCTGTGTAATTATAAAAtacatcaaataaatacaatgtgGCTGAATTTGAAGAATCTGTCATATTACCTTGCTGTCTTGATATGCTTTTagttccttccttcctcaccACTTCCATTTATCCTGTTTAATTTAGACGTCAAATCAGCAGAAAATTACACAATACCGAAATTAAAATGTCCAATTTTTGTCCAAGTCATTGAAGGCGTCCTCGTGACGTAGTGCGCCTTCTGCTCGCTCTGTCACTTTACTGATCCCAAATCAGTTCCGCCGCATTCGAGCCTCATTTCTGCACGTCATCTATTACCGAGCGGAACTGCAACGGGATCAGTTCACCAAAGCGGAAAAAGGAAGTAAACGCTGCCTGGCGGGACAGACGAAGCTTTGGCGCCATTGGTGATTATTCACTGCCTGGAAGCAAGAATACTAGTCCGGAGTGTAACTCTTTCTTGAAAATATAATTATCCTAAACAACACAACTGAATCTTCgcagaaatgatcaaattgacAGAAGGAGCGATAGAGGTATGGCTGGCCTAATTTATTTTGGTTCCGCTCCTTTGTGCTGCTTTTAGCGGTAACAACGAAACTAGCTTAAAACAGTCAGACGTTAGTCAATGTTTCTAACGTGACACAGTCTTAAATGTTGTTGTCGTCTGTCGTGTCATAAACATTCACTGGTTACATTTACAtgaagtcaaattaaatgtaagTTTTGAAACGTACTGTGCACTTCAACACGTAATTTACTGTTATTTTCCAGGCCTTGGCCAGTGGAAATGGTGGAAACGACGCAGTGCTTCAGTTGGTGGTGAGTATAAAGCTTTAACACACATTTCATAATCTTTAATGAGCCGAGGCACATCTTTTACATGAGGAAAAATCCCACGGGGCTCCGACTGACAAAATGGCAGTAATGTGGTGTGCAAGGACTGGAGTCGGAGTGACAACGACGGTGCCAACGgcagttgttttaatgacatttataaTTATTCTCCTTCAACAACGGGCAGACTCTTTTCCCTTCGAGATCCTAACACACACTAAACTAAACAGGAAAGTCCCACACGTGTAAACTGTCCCACCGGAACTATGGAACGTGAACTTAGGTTCCGGGTGAATTATGTCAACCCACTACAGTAAAAGAATGAAGATAATATTGTGTCAATTGACTCCGTGTGAAATCTGCTAACTTGAACACAAAGTGATTCGAGTAACAGGTGGCTAGCCAGGTTAATTATGTAGTGGATGAGCATTTAGCAGAAAATGGCTGGATATACTAtagaaaaaggtttctcaagGTCTCCCCCTTAATAAAAGCCTAAATCCTGATAAATCTCGGCTTCTCTTCTGTTTCAGAGCATCCGTAAGATTGAGGGTGGAAACGGCCCACCTCGCTTTCGCGTGATGATGAGCGATGGCCGACACACCATGTCctgtgagtgttttttttttgtcttttttcccaGCCCTAGGATCATGTTACCCCGAGTCGTTACATATTTTTTCTCTTGCAGCGTTCATGCTTTGCACGCAACTCAACCGCATGGCCCAAGACAACCAGCTGGCCCCCAACTGCATTGTTCTTCTCAAGAGACACGTGACCAATATTCTCAAGGATGAACGGTAAGAATTTCGCAATAGGGGTGCAAAATTACAGAAGATAATTTTGCGCGTTCTCATCTTCTCGTCAGCCGTGTGGTAATCATATTGGAGCTCGAGATCCTCAGGTCCGCGGCAGATGTCAACTGCAAAATCGGCAACCCGACGCCCTACACCGACGGTAACGCGCCAAAGCATTTGAACATAAAATCATTTCATCAGTTCAACAGTGTTTCAAATGCGTGCAGGACACATGAAAGCCCCCCAGCAGGCCCCGACCCCGGCTGCCCCCGTCAGCCGTCCTCCACTTCAGGCTCAAATTGGAAATGACCGTGAGTCTTACTTCCTTGAAATGCTTCAAAGATGATGTTGAAGTTTGAAGGTTTGGAATTATGCTTTCTTTGCATTGCCACTAACTCAATATTTTCACTGATAACATTGGAATTATGCTTTCTTTGCATTGCCACTAACTAAATATTGTCACTGTTAACATCCTATCTACATTAGAATAGTGTATTGTAGTTTAGTGTTCTTAGAAACTCTAGAaatgtagtttttttaaaaccccCAAGAAGGTCTCCAACCTCTGATATGATTAGgaatgaaacacaaaaaaacttgaaaatgCGTTTGTACTTCACATCAACCAGCAGGTGGAAGCATTTCTTCAGTCTTCGCAATACAGTGCCATTTTTACAACTCATTTGGATACAATTTCTCCAGTTTTGGGGTTCCAAAAATGGTCACAACACctaaataattctttaaattgtgTCTTTTGAATGCACGCCTACCACGCAAACTCATTGCCGAACATGTACCGGCAGTTATTCagagtgccccccccccatcttctTAGCTCTCCAGTGTCATAGCGTCTTCTTCATCCCTCTAATCCGCCATGCGGAGGGGGGATTGAGTTTTGGGGCGAGCATCCTCCTCATCAGCGCGGTCATTGTCGGCGCTTCGAGCCCAGGGCTTAATTAGCGCATGTGCAGCCGCTGGCCAAGTGGGAGGACTTAAGCGGACACTTTGAACTCTAATCCTCTGCGTGAGCtgcacgcaaaaaaaaaaaaagaagaaaattgtCAAAACGGGGGAGGCTCACGTGTTTGGACTGCTCTTTAGCGCTCCCTTGGTGGAGGTAACAGTGTTTCACACTCGCCTCTGTTCTGTGAATCATCTTGCGCAATGCCAGGCTGTCATCTcgcactttttttaatttttttatgtgctGCTTCCTTCTGCTGCATTTGAGTCGCCAGCTGCGCATTTACATGATCATTGATGAcatttatttccccccccccgcttAGAAATGCACATGCTGGCTATCATTGCAAGAAAACAGATTCCATAAAGTAAAAGTGGCCAATACCGTATATCCTCTAATGCTGGAgcactgaaaatgtttttatcaaGTACCAcgcagaagaaaaaatactCTTCAAGTACTTCCATCGTGACCCCGAGTAAAATTAGgctgaatgaataaatgaatttcaaaatggcaTTTTATTGTGGTAGAATTGCAAAAGATGacgttttaaatttttttttatcatttggtTTGGTTAGTAGGTAATTGGC
This genomic interval carries:
- the serpinf2b gene encoding serpin peptidase inhibitor, clade F (alpha-2 antiplasmin, pigment epithelium derived factor), member 2b isoform X1; translated protein: MFQEMDLRLTLLFICLYNQGVTNAQVAGEESTPSVPLNPSQKVNESTPEPSLSTPAPDEEDSEEDEGCAVIGRNSEASDAVAAAVQKLGMELLQHLKTTPEQPNVIISPFSIALALSQLALGAVNETEELLMQHLHGNTITCYHHAVNHVLTLLRNSDLKIGTRIFLRRGFIPKEDFLVESKRLYDSEPAVLENLKQLNDWVENATNGKMKDFLSALPPNMLLMLINAVHFKGEWEARFDPQTTTTGAFFLNDKQMVNVDIMENFKHPLSFLFDSELESQVASFPFVRGMSFLVIMPMSGHVNISSLAPKLNISSVYSRLPKQRVVHVKVPKFKLEYAQELQEVFTKMGLGEMFSSPNLADMADGPLLVSSIQHKAAMEINEEGAEASAATTVVISRSSSPIFYLSHPFLFALVEEKTKVPIFMGVVNNPNPDAQVLPRGEKKSKDKDEVQSDMNQMGALGGPPK
- the serpinf2b gene encoding serpin peptidase inhibitor, clade F (alpha-2 antiplasmin, pigment epithelium derived factor), member 2b isoform X2, producing MDLRLTLLFICLYNQGVTNAQVAGEESTPSVPLNPSQKVNESTPEPSLSTPAPDEEDSEEDEGCAVIGRNSEASDAVAAAVQKLGMELLQHLKTTPEQPNVIISPFSIALALSQLALGAVNETEELLMQHLHGNTITCYHHAVNHVLTLLRNSDLKIGTRIFLRRGFIPKEDFLVESKRLYDSEPAVLENLKQLNDWVENATNGKMKDFLSALPPNMLLMLINAVHFKGEWEARFDPQTTTTGAFFLNDKQMVNVDIMENFKHPLSFLFDSELESQVASFPFVRGMSFLVIMPMSGHVNISSLAPKLNISSVYSRLPKQRVVHVKVPKFKLEYAQELQEVFTKMGLGEMFSSPNLADMADGPLLVSSIQHKAAMEINEEGAEASAATTVVISRSSSPIFYLSHPFLFALVEEKTKVPIFMGVVNNPNPDAQVLPRGEKKSKDKDEVQSDMNQMGALGGPPK